In one window of Microplitis demolitor isolate Queensland-Clemson2020A chromosome 4, iyMicDemo2.1a, whole genome shotgun sequence DNA:
- the LOC103571482 gene encoding growth hormone-inducible transmembrane protein, with protein MLLAKVCRSTVPPQIKSFLKAPVVPKVTRVQAGRLFASDGRTVFQRTARKRTTIVEDAVAPAGQTAFKIGKGFAAGSAVLGLGALCYYGAGLSSEIGAIDRASLWPQYVKDRIHTTYMYFGGSIVASAASAALCLRSPAFMRMMTQGGLLALGATLVAMIGTGIVAQQIPYQEGFGAKQVAWLLHSGVIGAVLAPISLLGGPILIRAACYTAGIVGGLSAVAVCAPSEKFLNMGGPLAIGLGVVFVSSIGSIFLPPTTVVGSGLHAMCLYGGLVLFSAFLLYDTQTIIKRAETYPVSYEQYGRQSSVIPYDPINNSINIYLDTVNIFIRMVSLLSGGGGKRK; from the exons atgTTGTTGGCAAAAGTTTGCCGAAGTACAGTACCACctcaaataaaatcttttcTGAAAGCACCAGTGGTACCTAAAGTAACTCGTGTGCAAGCTGGTAGATTGTTTGCGAGCGATGGAAGAACTGTTTTTCAAAGAACAGCTCGTAAAAGAACAACAATTGTTGAAGATGCAGTTGCCCCAGCAGGCCAAACcg cATTCAAAATTGGCAAAGGATTTGCTGCTGGTAGTGCTGTTTTAGGACTAGGAGCTTTATGTTATTATGGAGCAGGTCTTTCATCTGAAATAGGTGCTATTGACCGTGCGTC ATTATGGCCACAATATGTGAAAGATCGTATACATACAACATATATGTACTTTGGAGGCTCTATTGTTGCTAGTGCAGCATCTGCAGCATTATGTTTGAGATCACCAGCATTTATGAGGATGATGACACAAGGAGGATTACTTGCTCTCGGTGCTACTCTTGTTGCAATGATTGGAACAGGAATAGTTGCACAGCAGATTCCTTACCAGGAAGGCTTTGGTGCTAAACAAGTAGCATGGCTCCTTCATTCGGGAGTTATAGGTGCTGTTCTTGCACCTATTTCACTTTTAGGTGGACCTATCCTTATAAGAGCAGCTTGCTATACAGCTGGAATTGTTGGTGGTCTTTCGGCTGTAGCCGTATGTGCACCAAGTGAAAAATTCCTCAATATGGGAGGACCACTTGCTATTGGTTTAGGTGTTGTATTCGTCAGTTCTATTGGAAGCATATTTTTACCACCGACTACAGTTGTTGGATCTGGGCTTCATGCTATGTGTCTCTACGGTGGACTTGTTCTTTTTTCTGCATTCTTACTTTATGATACACAAACAATTATAAAGCGAGCTGAAACGTATCCCGTTAGTTATGAACAATATGGTCGCCAAAGCTCTGTGATCCCCTACGATCCAAtaaacaa ttccatcaatatttatttagacaCTGTGAACATCTTTATAAGAATGGTAAGCCTTCTTTCTGGAGGTGGTGGAAAACGCAAGTAG